One genomic window of Halorhabdus sp. CBA1104 includes the following:
- a CDS encoding alpha-amylase family glycosyl hydrolase, with translation MKNFMTYTERTGGHHPGPPRFLQLGERIVDPGFVDLGHGYDRDNLAPTIAGNPERDPDAYDADAFTWQLREKPAGSKAGLEYAPNPYSDAVRYDEGSHNTAEFQPDEPGTYVLELTAPDGTHELTIEVFPGPGLEDGFEQFDLDDDDAWGEKAGGPPRIDLESHYDPESESFVIESNPELAPDSFATESDLRVSFLPEDRASLDRDEIDVEGNTARVPIEALDGPTRVFAAPFDGVTLGATDEIVLDPDETAVSYPNRAPEWLDDAVVYEIFTRSFAGQKGETDFEFLTEKVEYLDELGIDLLWLTPIVPAWSGTADTPPGGPHGYDTSDYFTVAEDLGTIEAFEAFVETCHDHDIKVAFDLVANHVGWDHAYWQDTIADLGDDPEDPYAFPDIQAWDTESPYFDWFDRQTGSTDNDATPAQTSFFDVRLHPNLNYGNLALREHILAAVDFWSDIVDAFRCDIAWGVPHSFWTEARRLTREKDTDFMWLDESIPRIPSMGESEFDLHFDSMGYMHTAHAVARGERPPEDLFEKVRARRSYGFPEHSRLINATENHDESRIYHEAKANGVREDPAAAERGALSASFTLPGVPMLYYGQERLIGEYGQRRESPFSDREDETDDIEADPYKRAFMNWEEYDAPHLEFVSALVDFYHESPVTGPEATLVREAYRTDASEDVLVFGRDAGEEKRVVVINFGAEPKQVDLRSVVDTHDQFSDTDLEVASAEDAVTVEVETLAVFETPTLFDQGDSR, from the coding sequence ATGAAAAATTTCATGACATATACCGAACGCACCGGGGGCCACCACCCCGGACCACCGCGGTTTCTGCAACTCGGAGAGCGTATCGTCGATCCCGGCTTCGTCGACCTGGGACACGGCTACGACAGAGACAACCTCGCGCCGACGATCGCGGGTAACCCAGAGCGAGATCCCGACGCCTACGACGCCGACGCGTTCACCTGGCAGCTCCGGGAGAAACCAGCGGGATCGAAGGCTGGCCTGGAGTATGCCCCCAACCCGTACAGCGACGCGGTGCGGTACGACGAGGGATCGCACAATACGGCCGAGTTCCAGCCGGACGAGCCGGGAACGTACGTGCTGGAACTGACGGCCCCGGACGGCACCCACGAGTTGACCATCGAGGTGTTCCCTGGACCGGGCCTCGAAGACGGCTTCGAGCAATTCGATCTCGACGATGACGACGCCTGGGGCGAGAAAGCGGGTGGCCCACCACGCATCGACCTCGAGAGCCACTACGACCCAGAGTCCGAATCGTTCGTGATCGAATCGAACCCGGAACTCGCGCCCGACAGCTTCGCGACCGAATCTGATCTGCGCGTGTCGTTTCTGCCCGAAGACAGAGCCAGCCTCGATCGTGACGAGATCGACGTCGAGGGGAACACTGCCCGCGTGCCCATCGAGGCACTGGATGGGCCGACGCGAGTGTTCGCCGCTCCCTTCGATGGCGTCACACTCGGCGCGACCGACGAAATCGTCCTCGACCCGGACGAGACGGCGGTGTCTTACCCTAATCGTGCCCCCGAGTGGCTCGACGATGCCGTCGTTTACGAGATTTTCACGCGGTCGTTTGCCGGCCAAAAGGGCGAAACCGACTTCGAGTTCCTCACCGAGAAAGTAGAGTACCTCGACGAGTTGGGCATCGACCTCCTCTGGTTGACGCCGATCGTCCCTGCCTGGAGCGGGACGGCCGACACCCCGCCGGGCGGTCCCCACGGCTACGATACCAGCGATTACTTTACCGTCGCCGAAGACCTCGGCACGATCGAGGCGTTCGAGGCGTTCGTCGAGACCTGCCACGATCACGACATCAAAGTAGCGTTCGATCTCGTCGCCAATCACGTCGGCTGGGACCACGCGTACTGGCAAGACACGATCGCCGACCTCGGCGACGATCCCGAGGACCCCTACGCGTTTCCTGATATCCAGGCCTGGGACACCGAGTCGCCGTACTTCGACTGGTTCGACCGCCAGACAGGCTCGACTGACAACGATGCCACACCCGCACAGACGAGCTTCTTCGACGTCCGCCTACACCCGAACCTGAACTACGGCAATCTGGCGCTGCGAGAGCACATCCTCGCCGCCGTAGACTTCTGGTCGGATATCGTCGACGCGTTCCGGTGTGACATCGCGTGGGGCGTCCCCCACTCCTTCTGGACGGAGGCCCGTCGGTTGACTCGCGAGAAAGATACCGACTTCATGTGGCTCGACGAGTCGATCCCGCGGATTCCGTCGATGGGCGAGTCCGAATTCGACCTGCACTTTGACTCGATGGGATACATGCACACGGCCCACGCCGTCGCTCGGGGCGAACGGCCGCCGGAAGACCTCTTCGAGAAGGTCCGAGCCCGGCGATCCTACGGGTTCCCCGAACACAGCCGCCTCATCAACGCCACGGAGAACCACGACGAATCACGCATCTATCACGAGGCCAAAGCCAACGGGGTCCGAGAGGACCCGGCCGCCGCCGAGCGTGGGGCACTGTCGGCGTCGTTCACACTCCCGGGCGTACCGATGCTGTACTACGGCCAAGAGCGACTCATCGGTGAGTACGGGCAACGCCGGGAGAGTCCATTCAGCGATCGGGAAGACGAGACCGACGACATCGAAGCCGACCCGTACAAGCGGGCGTTCATGAATTGGGAGGAATACGACGCCCCACACCTCGAGTTCGTCTCGGCCCTCGTCGACTTCTATCACGAGTCGCCAGTCACGGGTCCCGAGGCGACGCTGGTCCGTGAAGCCTACCGGACCGACGCCAGCGAGGACGTGCTGGTGTTTGGCCGCGACGCTGGCGAGGAAAAACGCGTCGTCGTGATCAACTTCGGTGCGGAACCCAAGCAGGTCGATCTACGCAGTGTCGTGGACACGCACGATCAGTTCTCCGATACCGACCTCGAAGTTGCGAGTGCCGAAGACGCGGTGACCGTCGAAGTCGAGACGCTCGCCGTCTTCGAGACGCCGACGCTGTTCGATCAGGGCGACTCCAGGTGA
- the rimI gene encoding ribosomal protein S18-alanine N-acetyltransferase: MPIGFLPVFVTAIASETTTVPFIRSARRSDLLAVVDIEQRSFPQPWSIGAFERFLDAPAFLVAVDRDSGQDGAVIGYIVADAVPNHGTPLGHVKDLAVHPDCRRTGIGRQLLERAVCTLRSTGVGSIKLEVRESNDPAKRLYQRTGFVHRRTIPRYYDDGEDALVMLQTWG, encoded by the coding sequence ATGCCGATCGGTTTCCTACCCGTGTTTGTGACGGCGATCGCTTCCGAGACGACGACCGTGCCGTTCATCCGGTCGGCCAGGCGCTCGGATCTGCTGGCCGTCGTCGATATCGAGCAGCGGTCGTTCCCGCAGCCGTGGTCGATCGGTGCCTTCGAGCGATTTCTCGACGCCCCCGCGTTTCTCGTTGCCGTCGATCGCGACAGTGGCCAGGACGGCGCCGTCATCGGGTACATCGTCGCCGATGCCGTGCCAAATCACGGGACGCCACTCGGGCACGTCAAAGACCTGGCCGTCCACCCCGACTGCCGCCGAACGGGGATCGGCCGCCAGCTGCTCGAGCGAGCCGTCTGTACACTGCGCTCGACGGGCGTTGGCTCGATCAAGCTCGAAGTTCGGGAGAGCAACGATCCGGCAAAGCGCCTCTACCAGCGGACTGGGTTCGTCCACCGACGGACGATTCCACGCTATTACGACGACGGCGAAGACGCCCTCGTCATGTTGCAAACCTGGGGGTGA
- a CDS encoding coenzyme F420-0:L-glutamate ligase has translation MEVFAVDGLPEVRPGEDLTGLIEDNVDLQDGDVLCVASTVVSKAEGRGANLAAFEPGERARAIAERIGEIADEPKDPRFAQAVLEESEEILLAAPFILAVTQFGHITVNAGIDRSNVPETDLLLLPENPTASARRLHDALGVPVVVTDTSGRPFRQGQRGVALGWAGLPACRDWRGEHDREGRELTATVEAVADELAATANLVTGEGADGRPVAVVREFAFGDHDGHDALFRDPESDLVRQALRGYEYSTD, from the coding sequence ATGGAGGTCTTCGCGGTCGATGGATTGCCGGAGGTCCGCCCGGGCGAGGACCTGACGGGCCTGATCGAGGACAACGTCGACCTGCAGGACGGTGACGTTCTCTGTGTCGCCAGCACGGTCGTCTCAAAGGCCGAGGGCCGCGGGGCCAATCTGGCGGCATTCGAACCGGGCGAGCGTGCACGGGCGATCGCCGAGCGGATCGGCGAGATCGCCGACGAGCCAAAGGACCCCCGCTTCGCCCAGGCCGTCCTCGAAGAGAGCGAGGAGATCCTGCTTGCGGCCCCGTTTATCCTCGCGGTGACGCAGTTCGGGCATATCACGGTCAACGCGGGCATCGATCGCTCGAACGTCCCCGAGACGGACCTACTGTTGTTGCCCGAAAACCCCACGGCGAGTGCACGACGGCTACACGACGCGCTCGGCGTCCCCGTCGTCGTCACCGACACGTCCGGACGACCGTTCCGACAGGGCCAACGCGGTGTAGCTCTGGGCTGGGCGGGTCTGCCAGCCTGCCGTGACTGGCGGGGCGAACACGACCGCGAGGGTCGGGAACTGACGGCGACCGTCGAGGCCGTCGCCGACGAACTCGCCGCGACGGCCAACCTGGTCACCGGCGAAGGCGCAGACGGCCGGCCCGTGGCCGTCGTCCGCGAGTTTGCGTTCGGCGACCACGACGGTCACGACGCCCTGTTTCGCGACCCCGAGTCGGATCTCGTCCGCCAGGCACTCAGGGGCTATGAGTACAGCACCGACTGA
- a CDS encoding 5,10-methylenetetrahydromethanopterin reductase produces MRAIELTPEHPIEDVTRLAERAEATGFDTVFASNHYNNRDPFLTLSAIASATDRIDLGPGVVNPYETHPVRLASRMATLQEVSDGRGVFGIGAGDAATLSNLGVERESPLRRVLETFKVAQRLWAGETVDHDGLFEVSDASLNYEVDAIPVYVGAQGPHMLRMSGKHADGVLVNAAHPRDLSWSADRIAEGEADRPDDRGELDVAAYASVSVADDAQAAREAARPPVAFIAGSAAPPVLDRHDLDRERASAIGDSIQEGDFDTAFEAVTPAMIDAFTIAGTPETVADHLQAAGEYVDSVVVASPLGPDVETAIDLAADALDRAGMA; encoded by the coding sequence ATGCGAGCAATCGAACTCACCCCCGAACACCCAATCGAGGACGTAACGCGACTGGCAGAACGCGCCGAAGCAACCGGCTTCGATACGGTCTTTGCCAGCAACCACTACAACAACCGCGACCCGTTTCTGACGCTCTCGGCGATCGCGTCCGCGACCGACCGGATCGACCTGGGTCCGGGCGTCGTCAACCCCTACGAGACCCACCCCGTCAGACTGGCCTCCCGGATGGCGACCCTACAGGAGGTCAGCGACGGTCGTGGTGTCTTCGGGATCGGCGCGGGCGACGCCGCCACGCTGTCGAACCTCGGTGTCGAACGCGAGTCGCCACTCCGACGCGTTCTGGAGACCTTCAAAGTGGCCCAGCGACTCTGGGCGGGCGAGACCGTCGACCACGACGGACTGTTCGAAGTGAGCGACGCGAGCCTGAACTACGAAGTGGACGCGATTCCGGTCTACGTCGGCGCACAGGGGCCACACATGCTCCGCATGAGCGGAAAGCACGCCGACGGCGTGCTGGTCAACGCTGCCCATCCCCGCGATCTCTCCTGGTCGGCCGACCGGATCGCCGAGGGAGAAGCCGACCGGCCGGACGATCGTGGTGAACTGGACGTGGCCGCCTACGCGAGCGTCAGCGTCGCCGACGACGCCCAGGCCGCTCGCGAAGCAGCCCGGCCGCCGGTCGCCTTTATTGCCGGGAGCGCGGCCCCACCGGTGCTCGATCGGCACGACCTCGATCGCGAGCGAGCGAGCGCGATCGGTGACTCGATTCAGGAAGGCGACTTCGACACCGCGTTCGAGGCAGTCACACCGGCAATGATCGACGCGTTCACGATCGCGGGAACGCCCGAGACTGTCGCCGATCACCTCCAAGCAGCCGGCGAGTACGTCGATAGTGTCGTCGTCGCCTCACCGCTTGGCCCCGACGTCGAGACAGCTATCGATCTCGCGGCCGATGCACTCGATCGGGCCGGAATGGCGTGA
- a CDS encoding metallophosphoesterase family protein translates to MEVAIVSDSHVPSREGSIPSWARDRMRAADHVIHAGDFDSSKALADVRSVAPRLTAVAGNMDPRSLGLSERQTVTLGGVEFVITHGTGSRQEYEQRVAEIVDEAATAGPTVGVAGHTHELCDETVDGVRLLNPGSVTGAAPAAEATMLTAEVANGELDVTVHRE, encoded by the coding sequence ATGGAGGTTGCCATCGTCAGCGATTCACACGTCCCGTCGCGAGAAGGTTCGATACCCTCGTGGGCACGCGATCGCATGCGAGCGGCCGATCACGTCATCCACGCCGGCGACTTCGATTCCTCGAAAGCGCTGGCAGACGTTCGCTCCGTCGCCCCGCGGCTGACGGCCGTCGCGGGCAACATGGACCCCCGATCGCTTGGCCTATCCGAGAGACAGACCGTGACGCTGGGTGGCGTCGAGTTCGTCATCACGCACGGGACTGGCTCGCGCCAGGAGTACGAACAGCGCGTCGCCGAAATCGTCGACGAGGCGGCGACAGCCGGCCCGACGGTGGGTGTCGCCGGCCACACCCACGAACTGTGCGACGAGACCGTCGACGGCGTCCGCCTGCTCAACCCCGGCAGCGTCACCGGCGCGGCACCCGCAGCGGAGGCGACGATGCTGACCGCCGAGGTCGCCAACGGGGAACTCGACGTGACAGTCCACCGAGAGTAA
- a CDS encoding DUF5810 domain-containing protein, with protein MGYACPVCTSPQADAKHLADHLAFTALLGDDDHESWLEEHAPDWEDADDDSLAEQVLEYAEETELSRDSDPHDHTQGSPDATGKRADRPNGVTEIDTEEHEPGVAFDDFDEAVTADSNPPLDTDAQAALKEAYEMTRARRERGGRERADEGEDETGETE; from the coding sequence ATGGGATACGCGTGTCCGGTCTGTACGTCCCCACAGGCCGACGCCAAACACCTTGCCGACCACCTGGCGTTTACGGCACTGCTGGGTGACGACGACCACGAATCCTGGCTCGAAGAACACGCGCCAGACTGGGAAGATGCCGACGACGACAGCCTGGCCGAACAGGTCCTCGAGTATGCCGAAGAGACGGAACTCTCGCGAGACAGCGACCCGCACGATCACACGCAGGGATCGCCGGACGCGACCGGCAAACGGGCCGACCGCCCAAATGGAGTGACAGAGATCGACACTGAGGAACACGAACCTGGTGTCGCGTTCGATGACTTCGACGAGGCCGTCACTGCCGATTCGAACCCACCACTGGACACGGATGCCCAGGCTGCCCTCAAGGAGGCCTACGAGATGACGCGGGCACGACGTGAACGCGGCGGCCGAGAGCGAGCAGACGAGGGCGAAGACGAGACGGGCGAAACCGAGTAG
- the malQ gene encoding 4-alpha-glucanotransferase, whose protein sequence is MAFEKQSGVFLHVSSLPGPDGIGTLGAPAETFVDFLATAEQSLWQTCPIGPTDPDVGNSPYSAYSARAGNPLFIDLDALVDRGWLADLDRPGFDEREVEYDRVDAFKQEALRDAFAGFEADAEPAAKTDFETYCGEAGDWLEEYALFRALNDHFDGEWVEWPAEAKHRDPDALDRYREELAEEIRFRKFLQWVFETQWQALRSYADDRGVSLVGDMPIYVGTNSADVWANPELFKLDEDLEPAYVAGVPPDEFSETGQLWGMPVYDWAAHAEDEYEWWLQRFEGLLDRFDVFRIDHFKGFESFYQIPADHDTAVDGEWVTGPGEALFQTVEAELGELPIIVEDLGHITEETRALRDAFEFPGMSVAAMADWCDPSQGHHPASYTENTVAYASTHDTDTVPGWYASLSDAQRECLHDVVDGNSDDPHWNIVETIWASEAVLTLVQCQDLLGLGTAHRFNFPGTAEGNWEWRVLPSELTDDVAERLAAVSRRTDRA, encoded by the coding sequence ATGGCGTTCGAAAAGCAAAGCGGGGTTTTCCTACACGTATCGTCACTTCCTGGGCCGGATGGAATCGGGACGCTCGGCGCGCCGGCCGAGACGTTCGTCGATTTCCTCGCCACGGCCGAGCAGTCACTCTGGCAGACCTGCCCGATCGGGCCGACCGACCCCGACGTGGGGAACTCGCCGTACTCGGCGTATTCAGCGCGGGCCGGGAATCCACTGTTCATCGATCTGGATGCACTCGTCGATCGGGGCTGGCTGGCCGACCTCGACCGGCCGGGGTTCGACGAGCGTGAGGTCGAATACGATCGCGTCGACGCGTTCAAGCAGGAGGCGCTGCGTGATGCCTTCGCCGGGTTCGAGGCGGACGCCGAGCCGGCGGCAAAGACGGACTTCGAGACCTACTGTGGGGAGGCCGGCGACTGGCTCGAAGAGTACGCACTCTTTCGGGCGTTGAACGACCATTTCGACGGCGAGTGGGTCGAGTGGCCAGCCGAAGCCAAACACCGCGATCCCGACGCACTCGATCGATATCGTGAGGAACTCGCCGAAGAGATCCGCTTTCGAAAGTTCCTCCAGTGGGTCTTCGAGACCCAATGGCAGGCGCTCCGGTCGTATGCGGACGATCGCGGCGTCTCACTGGTCGGCGACATGCCGATCTACGTCGGCACCAACAGCGCCGACGTGTGGGCCAATCCCGAGCTGTTCAAGCTGGACGAGGACCTCGAACCCGCCTACGTCGCGGGCGTGCCGCCGGACGAGTTCTCCGAGACGGGACAGCTCTGGGGGATGCCGGTCTACGACTGGGCGGCCCACGCCGAAGACGAGTACGAGTGGTGGCTCCAACGGTTCGAGGGGTTGCTCGACCGCTTCGACGTCTTCCGGATCGACCACTTCAAGGGCTTCGAGAGTTTCTACCAGATTCCGGCCGACCACGACACCGCCGTCGACGGAGAGTGGGTGACCGGCCCCGGCGAAGCGTTGTTCCAGACCGTCGAAGCGGAACTTGGCGAGTTGCCGATCATCGTCGAAGACCTGGGCCACATCACCGAGGAGACCCGTGCCCTCCGGGACGCCTTCGAGTTCCCGGGCATGAGCGTCGCCGCGATGGCCGACTGGTGTGATCCCAGCCAGGGACATCATCCGGCCAGTTATACCGAAAACACGGTCGCCTATGCGAGTACCCACGACACCGACACGGTACCCGGTTGGTACGCGTCACTGTCGGACGCACAACGGGAGTGCCTCCACGACGTCGTCGACGGCAACAGCGACGATCCCCACTGGAACATCGTCGAAACGATCTGGGCGTCCGAGGCCGTCCTGACGCTCGTACAGTGTCAGGACCTGCTGGGACTCGGGACTGCCCACCGGTTTAACTTCCCCGGGACCGCCGAGGGCAACTGGGAATGGCGAGTCCTGCCATCGGAGCTGACTGACGACGTTGCCGAGCGACTCGCCGCCGTGAGTCGTCGTACCGATAGAGCCTGA
- a CDS encoding NUDIX domain-containing protein encodes MDETHVVTCFLRQRGEVLLLDRSEAVGSYSGQWGAVSAHPEGDPDAAARQAIAEQTGLDGRVTLIRAGEPLDVVDEGRDTRWVVYPYLFDSDDRTVEPNWETSTFEWVHPTAILRRETVPALWASYERVRPTVETVQSDWEHGSAWLSMRALAGLRDEAGQVATGTQAGDWDRLADVATDLRAARPSMPVIENRVNRVMARADQTPASIETTAIDGLARAADADSEAARTAAERLPDRVATLSRSGTVLATLDRATPEAVLIAESRPGEEGVDVAASLAGEMDVTLSPDAGLAWAIYDWDAEALLVGADAIYSAGTVRNKVGTRSAALDAAYEGIDVLVVASVDKIDPDPSGSLERADPATIYDGPAAISPARPIFDETPPDLIDAICTERGVLSVEDIEDIARAHRANADWSA; translated from the coding sequence ATGGACGAAACACACGTCGTCACCTGTTTTCTGCGTCAGCGGGGCGAGGTGTTGCTCTTGGATCGCAGCGAGGCGGTCGGCTCCTACAGCGGCCAGTGGGGGGCCGTCTCGGCTCACCCAGAGGGTGATCCGGACGCGGCTGCCCGCCAGGCGATCGCCGAACAAACGGGACTCGACGGGCGTGTCACGCTGATCCGTGCGGGAGAACCGCTCGATGTCGTCGACGAGGGCCGTGACACGCGGTGGGTCGTCTATCCGTATCTGTTCGACAGCGACGACCGAACAGTCGAGCCCAACTGGGAGACCAGTACATTCGAGTGGGTCCACCCGACGGCGATTCTCCGTAGGGAGACCGTCCCCGCCCTCTGGGCGTCCTACGAGCGCGTCCGCCCGACCGTCGAGACCGTCCAGTCCGATTGGGAACACGGCTCGGCCTGGCTCTCGATGCGGGCGCTGGCGGGACTCCGCGACGAGGCCGGACAGGTAGCGACGGGAACGCAGGCGGGTGACTGGGATCGACTCGCGGACGTGGCCACAGACCTTCGGGCGGCCCGTCCGTCGATGCCCGTCATCGAAAATCGCGTCAACCGCGTCATGGCACGGGCGGACCAGACGCCGGCGAGCATCGAGACGACGGCCATAGACGGACTGGCACGTGCGGCCGATGCCGATAGCGAGGCGGCGCGAACCGCGGCCGAGCGGTTGCCCGATCGCGTCGCCACGCTGTCGCGGTCGGGAACCGTTCTGGCAACGCTCGACCGCGCGACCCCCGAGGCGGTGTTGATCGCCGAGTCACGGCCGGGCGAGGAAGGGGTCGACGTTGCAGCATCACTGGCTGGGGAGATGGATGTCACGCTCAGCCCAGACGCCGGCCTGGCCTGGGCGATTTACGACTGGGACGCCGAGGCACTCCTCGTCGGAGCCGACGCGATCTATTCTGCTGGGACGGTCCGCAACAAGGTCGGCACGCGAAGCGCGGCCCTCGACGCTGCCTACGAAGGTATCGATGTGCTCGTCGTCGCTAGCGTCGACAAAATCGACCCTGATCCGAGTGGCTCCCTCGAACGCGCTGACCCAGCCACGATCTACGACGGCCCAGCAGCCATCTCGCCCGCCAGGCCGATCTTCGACGAGACGCCGCCCGATCTGATCGACGCGATTTGCACAGAGCGTGGGGTCCTCTCAGTCGAAGATATCGAGGACATCGCGAGGGCACACCGGGCCAACGCGGACTGGTCCGCGTGA
- a CDS encoding rhodanese-like domain-containing protein, with amino-acid sequence MDGELSAAELRELRESEADLRIVDIRPPRAFDRGHIPESENLPLSGLPEEIERLDGADRVVTVCPHGQASVRAARLIAAYEGCSGPVESLACGLEGWDGDLETGSEDPPKQSDAN; translated from the coding sequence ATGGACGGGGAACTGTCAGCTGCAGAACTACGAGAACTGCGCGAGTCCGAGGCCGACCTGCGGATCGTCGACATTCGACCGCCAAGAGCCTTCGATCGGGGCCACATTCCCGAAAGCGAGAATCTGCCGCTTTCGGGCCTGCCCGAGGAGATCGAGCGTCTCGACGGGGCCGATCGGGTGGTCACTGTCTGCCCGCACGGCCAGGCCAGCGTCCGGGCCGCCCGATTGATCGCCGCCTACGAGGGCTGTTCGGGCCCGGTCGAGAGTCTCGCATGTGGACTAGAAGGCTGGGACGGCGACCTCGAAACAGGCAGCGAGGACCCGCCGAAACAATCCGACGCGAACTGA
- a CDS encoding DUF5809 family protein, whose amino-acid sequence METEGLFTPDTRDAARNRYAELRPVADVVVREVARAMDLSSEAFDRHVTETVVETAQDALFASMLEVTVGTRVEFETVCGKRDAELVQTGSENVDRVVWHAPPFADRIVATTFQDAREAAVGTLRRQAFGQLYRDILADPGDPDSDDRQEGE is encoded by the coding sequence ATGGAAACAGAGGGGCTGTTTACCCCGGACACTCGGGACGCTGCCCGCAACCGGTACGCGGAACTCAGACCGGTCGCAGACGTCGTCGTCCGGGAGGTGGCCAGGGCGATGGACCTGAGCAGCGAAGCATTCGACCGCCATGTGACCGAGACCGTCGTCGAGACGGCCCAAGACGCACTCTTTGCGTCCATGCTCGAGGTCACGGTCGGCACACGCGTGGAATTCGAGACCGTCTGTGGGAAGCGAGACGCCGAACTCGTCCAGACCGGGAGTGAAAACGTCGATCGGGTTGTCTGGCACGCCCCGCCGTTTGCCGACCGGATCGTCGCGACGACGTTCCAAGACGCCCGGGAGGCTGCCGTCGGAACCCTCCGCCGGCAAGCGTTCGGTCAGTTGTACCGTGATATCCTGGCCGATCCCGGCGATCCAGACAGCGACGATCGACAGGAGGGCGAGTAG
- a CDS encoding NUDIX hydrolase, with protein MSEDHDWPIRESVAEYETGWFTAGYDLVEQPDGSTKRYYWAELPPAVVVLPVAGDEIVMVQQYRPAIRKHCLELPAGIVEDGESYTEAGARELREETGFDPAGTALLEDFWVATGAMRHERGIVFAEGLEPVEASLDDNEFLEVVTVPIEDAVDRVRAEPANDATIEALLLAQADGVL; from the coding sequence ATGAGTGAAGATCACGACTGGCCGATCCGGGAATCGGTCGCCGAATACGAGACCGGCTGGTTCACCGCCGGCTACGACCTGGTCGAACAGCCAGACGGGAGTACGAAACGCTACTACTGGGCCGAGCTACCGCCCGCGGTCGTCGTCCTGCCGGTGGCCGGCGACGAGATCGTGATGGTCCAGCAGTATCGGCCGGCGATCCGCAAGCACTGTCTCGAACTGCCGGCCGGAATCGTCGAGGACGGCGAATCCTACACCGAAGCCGGCGCGCGTGAACTCCGGGAAGAGACCGGCTTCGATCCGGCCGGCACTGCACTCCTCGAGGACTTCTGGGTGGCGACGGGTGCGATGCGCCACGAGCGCGGGATCGTCTTCGCGGAAGGGCTCGAACCCGTCGAGGCCAGTCTCGACGACAACGAGTTTCTGGAGGTCGTCACCGTCCCCATCGAAGACGCAGTAGATCGTGTCCGGGCCGAGCCCGCCAACGACGCGACGATCGAGGCGCTCCTGTTGGCTCAGGCAGACGGGGTACTCTAA